A single genomic interval of Lewinellaceae bacterium harbors:
- a CDS encoding AraC family transcriptional regulator: protein MYYQKYIPCLPLRPYIECYFVWRTKAQQSDKWLDSPPNAFTAILFNLDGDLHVSLEPNASTRLSSSYISGQCIRNYGLKVNGPLNQIGVVFKPTGLFQFFGIPMYELTHTRYALCDVFPGNFELLEEKIQLAKTDQVRIALLDDTFLKLLDHRDQTWSGVDRAANLIISSTDNLSVQDLIKDSYMSRRTFERHFLERVGLSPKFYARIRRYGSLCAEIAGQRSHIDWDELVFKYGYFDQSHLIKDFKEFSGKAPSQYLLENNEVAHHIQPEE, encoded by the coding sequence TTGTACTATCAGAAATACATACCATGCCTGCCACTCCGGCCGTATATCGAATGCTATTTTGTCTGGAGGACGAAAGCACAACAGTCCGATAAGTGGCTGGATAGTCCCCCCAATGCTTTCACGGCCATCCTGTTTAATCTGGACGGTGATTTGCACGTTTCATTGGAACCAAATGCCTCTACCAGACTTTCCTCGTCTTACATTTCCGGCCAGTGCATTCGCAATTATGGACTTAAGGTGAATGGACCCCTGAACCAGATTGGAGTTGTTTTTAAACCTACCGGATTGTTTCAGTTTTTTGGCATACCTATGTATGAACTCACGCACACCCGGTATGCATTGTGTGATGTTTTCCCTGGTAATTTTGAGTTATTGGAAGAGAAAATCCAGCTGGCAAAAACCGATCAGGTTCGGATTGCCCTATTGGATGATACATTCCTCAAACTGCTTGATCATCGGGACCAGACCTGGTCAGGGGTTGATCGTGCAGCTAATTTGATTATTTCCTCAACCGACAATTTATCCGTTCAGGACCTTATTAAAGATTCCTACATGAGCAGAAGGACCTTTGAACGGCATTTCCTGGAGCGGGTGGGGCTGAGTCCAAAATTTTATGCCCGTATCCGCCGGTACGGGAGCCTGTGTGCCGAGATAGCCGGGCAACGAAGTCATATCGACTGGGATGAACTGGTTTTTAAATATGGTTATTTTGATCAGAGTCATCTGATCAAGGACTTCAAGGAATTCTCCGGCAAAGCACCCAGCCAATATTTACTGGAAAATAATGAGGTAGCCCACCATATACAGCCTGAAGAATAG
- a CDS encoding M28 family peptidase yields MNKILLYSLLFVASFGYSQSELQIKVDVVYLSSDLLLGRETGTEGESRAAEYVADRFEQIGLKPAGTEGYFQPFTFEERPNPHAADPIKEPRIVNGKNVVGYLDRGSNQTIVIGAHYDHLGFGHTGSLYTGEPSIHNGADDNASGVSALLYLAATLKEDAALKENVLFIAFSGEEYGLFGSKHFVANPTIDLDKVNYMMNMDMVGRLNDQHVLVVNGAGTSPVWKDLLEQEKGDLTIQTTDSGVGPSDHTSFYLEDMPVLHFFTGQHMDYHKPSDDSELINYDGIKDVSDYMMRLITSLDDQPRLAFTKTKDDSGKKASSFKVTLGVMPDYTYTAGDGMRIDGVLSDRPAEKAGMLKGDVITKLGETEVKDIYGYMDALGKFNSGDKAIIEYIRDGKKQTSEIVF; encoded by the coding sequence ATGAATAAAATATTATTGTATAGTCTTTTGTTCGTAGCCAGCTTTGGATATTCTCAATCCGAGTTGCAGATCAAAGTCGATGTGGTTTACCTTTCCTCAGACTTGTTACTGGGTAGAGAGACCGGCACAGAAGGGGAGTCACGGGCAGCCGAATATGTCGCGGACCGGTTTGAGCAGATCGGACTTAAACCGGCGGGCACTGAAGGATATTTCCAACCTTTCACTTTTGAGGAAAGGCCCAATCCTCACGCCGCAGATCCCATTAAAGAACCACGGATTGTAAACGGGAAAAATGTGGTCGGATACCTGGACAGGGGTTCAAATCAGACCATTGTGATTGGTGCGCATTATGACCACCTGGGTTTCGGACACACCGGTAGCCTTTATACGGGCGAGCCTTCTATTCACAACGGGGCCGATGACAATGCCAGTGGAGTATCAGCACTCCTTTATTTAGCCGCCACACTAAAGGAAGATGCCGCTCTGAAGGAAAATGTATTGTTTATTGCCTTTTCCGGCGAAGAATATGGGCTGTTCGGCTCCAAGCATTTTGTTGCCAATCCGACCATCGACCTGGATAAAGTGAATTATATGATGAATATGGATATGGTAGGCCGCCTGAATGACCAGCATGTGCTGGTGGTTAACGGCGCCGGTACATCACCGGTTTGGAAGGATCTTCTGGAGCAGGAAAAAGGCGACCTGACGATCCAGACCACCGATAGTGGAGTAGGGCCTTCCGATCATACTTCCTTCTACCTGGAAGATATGCCGGTATTGCATTTTTTTACCGGACAGCACATGGATTACCACAAGCCATCCGATGATTCGGAGCTGATCAACTACGACGGAATCAAAGATGTCTCGGATTATATGATGCGCTTGATCACATCCCTGGATGATCAGCCCAGGCTGGCATTTACCAAAACCAAAGATGACAGCGGTAAAAAGGCCTCTTCCTTTAAAGTTACCCTGGGTGTTATGCCGGATTATACCTATACTGCCGGTGATGGAATGCGTATTGATGGTGTGTTATCCGACCGTCCGGCAGAAAAAGCCGGGATGTTAAAAGGTGATGTCATTACAAAACTTGGGGAAACAGAAGTGAAAGACATCTATGGTTATATGGATGCTCTGGGTAAGTTCAACAGCGGTGATAAAGCGATCATAGAATATATAAGGGATGGTAAGAAGCAAACCTCAGAAATTGTCTTCTAG
- a CDS encoding N-acetylmuramoyl-L-alanine amidase — MMSCYPARVPIVQKPIVWDSTRVQLSLQYLHERHGLDAHTPNIDPRMIVVHWTAIPTFEGSYRAFYPSVLPGRPQLQAASSLNVGIHFLVDQDGTVYQLLPENYFARHVIGLNYCALGIENVGDNADHPLTEAQLRANIRLIKYLLRKYPEVKYVIGHHEYREFAGTPLYKETNPDYFTEKIDPGDAFLEAIYRHLPKNRVMRRYEVKS, encoded by the coding sequence ATGATGAGTTGTTATCCGGCCCGTGTGCCAATCGTTCAGAAGCCCATCGTCTGGGATAGCACCCGGGTTCAGCTGTCCCTGCAATACCTGCACGAAAGGCATGGTCTGGATGCGCATACTCCGAACATTGATCCGCGCATGATTGTGGTTCACTGGACGGCAATACCTACTTTCGAAGGATCCTACCGGGCATTTTATCCAAGCGTTCTACCCGGCCGGCCTCAGCTCCAGGCGGCCAGTTCCCTGAATGTAGGGATCCATTTTCTGGTAGATCAGGATGGGACCGTCTATCAGTTATTACCGGAAAACTATTTCGCCCGACACGTAATCGGGTTGAATTATTGTGCCCTGGGAATAGAAAACGTTGGTGATAATGCGGATCATCCACTGACAGAAGCCCAGCTAAGAGCCAACATACGACTGATTAAATACCTGCTCAGAAAATACCCGGAAGTGAAGTACGTCATAGGTCACCATGAATACCGCGAATTCGCCGGTACACCATTGTACAAGGAAACCAACCCGGACTATTTCACGGAAAAGATTGATCCGGGTGATGCCTTTCTGGAAGCCATTTACCGGCATCTGCCCAAAAACCGGGTGATGAGGAGGTATGAGGTCAAATCTTAA
- a CDS encoding PLP-dependent aminotransferase family protein, protein MESIASLISFSRTEHPAVYIQISNRFIHLIQQGVLQPGTRLPGSRSLALLIGVNRLTVTKAYDELVIQGWIEGKGSKGMFVCSEIPTIQANALISAGGASNAMPGYDWQPESFLTKPRISAGFDTVIDEGLPDIRLLPAIEIARAYRAALRKSSFRVTLTYGEIFGSRQLRTLLTEFIRGTRGIPLTESQCLITRGSTMGIYLSAKTVLGPGDTVVTGSLSYPTADLIFRHCGARILRIPIDEGGIRIDALQNICSEQQVRMIYVTPHHHYPTTATMPAERRVQLLQLAREHQFCILEDDYDYDFQYDSNPVMPLASADTGGHVIYVGSFSKSIAPALRIGFVVAPSLVIESMGKLRRIIDRQGDQLLESVFIRLFRDGEIQRHLRKAQKVYHQRRDYFCGRLRADFEDVISFQRPAGGMAVWANFTDAIPLRRMVQDASKEGFYLPDPQNYSDHLNATRLGFASQSEREMDVSLSRLRELIRRFVP, encoded by the coding sequence ATGGAAAGTATCGCATCGCTGATTTCATTCAGCCGGACTGAACATCCGGCGGTCTATATTCAGATAAGTAACCGGTTTATTCATCTGATCCAACAAGGTGTCCTGCAACCAGGCACCCGCTTACCCGGATCCAGAAGCCTGGCTCTGCTTATCGGGGTGAACCGGCTAACTGTGACCAAAGCTTATGATGAGCTGGTCATTCAGGGGTGGATAGAGGGTAAAGGCAGCAAGGGAATGTTCGTTTGCAGTGAAATTCCGACCATCCAGGCTAACGCATTGATATCCGCAGGAGGTGCGTCCAACGCCATGCCCGGTTATGACTGGCAACCCGAATCATTTCTCACCAAGCCACGTATTTCAGCCGGTTTTGACACGGTTATTGATGAAGGATTACCGGATATCCGGCTTCTGCCTGCCATAGAGATAGCCCGGGCTTACCGGGCAGCACTGCGCAAGAGTTCATTCAGGGTTACATTGACCTATGGAGAAATATTTGGATCACGGCAGCTTCGTACTTTATTGACTGAATTTATCCGTGGTACCCGTGGCATTCCGCTTACCGAATCACAATGCCTGATCACCCGTGGAAGCACGATGGGCATCTATTTATCCGCAAAAACTGTATTGGGCCCGGGAGATACCGTTGTAACTGGCAGTTTATCCTATCCAACAGCAGATTTGATTTTCAGACATTGTGGTGCCCGGATCCTGCGGATACCGATCGATGAGGGAGGCATCCGCATCGATGCCTTGCAGAACATTTGTTCAGAACAGCAGGTGCGTATGATCTATGTGACACCACACCATCATTACCCGACAACAGCCACCATGCCTGCGGAACGCAGGGTCCAATTGTTGCAATTGGCGAGAGAGCACCAGTTTTGTATTCTGGAAGATGACTACGACTATGACTTTCAGTATGACTCTAACCCGGTCATGCCCTTGGCCAGTGCAGATACCGGAGGGCATGTGATCTACGTGGGTTCTTTCAGTAAATCCATTGCGCCCGCCTTGCGGATCGGATTTGTGGTTGCGCCAAGCCTGGTAATAGAGTCCATGGGTAAGCTTCGACGGATCATCGACAGGCAGGGAGATCAATTACTAGAATCGGTCTTTATACGCTTATTCCGTGATGGAGAGATACAGCGACACCTGCGCAAGGCACAGAAGGTTTACCATCAACGCAGGGACTATTTTTGTGGTCGTCTGCGAGCTGATTTCGAGGATGTCATATCTTTTCAGCGACCTGCCGGAGGTATGGCCGTCTGGGCCAACTTCACCGATGCAATACCCCTGCGTAGGATGGTTCAGGATGCTTCTAAAGAAGGATTTTATCTGCCGGATCCACAAAACTATTCAGACCATCTGAACGCCACCCGGTTGGGATTTGCCTCCCAGTCCGAAAGGGAGATGGATGTTTCATTATCGCGATTGCGTGAACTGATCCGGCGATTTGTTCCTTGA
- a CDS encoding nuclear transport factor 2 family protein, producing the protein MKTIAVSLLSVLLTLGSSAWISRSNDLLKSRGLNDEKQAIMQLIDKESSAFWEKDFEAFASCWAHEDYIRTMGWWAAGGITVVEGWKERGGRTKKFMEDFPEKNPQNPVRKNINVRISEDMAWVTFDQYGSDTGDPTFDMPGLSRETRIVEKIDGAWKIVYTGWLLQGE; encoded by the coding sequence ATGAAAACCATCGCCGTAAGTCTGCTTTCCGTTCTTCTCACTTTAGGGAGTAGTGCCTGGATTTCCAGGTCAAATGATCTTTTGAAAAGCAGAGGATTAAATGATGAAAAACAAGCCATTATGCAATTGATTGACAAGGAATCGAGCGCATTCTGGGAAAAGGATTTTGAAGCCTTTGCTTCCTGCTGGGCACATGAGGATTATATCCGCACCATGGGGTGGTGGGCTGCAGGAGGCATCACGGTCGTGGAAGGGTGGAAAGAGCGGGGCGGCAGGACAAAAAAATTCATGGAGGATTTTCCGGAAAAAAACCCTCAGAATCCTGTTCGGAAAAATATCAATGTCCGGATTTCCGAAGACATGGCCTGGGTGACATTTGACCAATACGGTAGTGACACCGGGGATCCTACCTTTGACATGCCAGGGCTCAGTCGCGAAACCCGCATAGTTGAAAAGATTGATGGAGCCTGGAAGATTGTGTATACCGGCTGGTTGTTGCAGGGAGAATAA
- a CDS encoding VOC family protein, with protein sequence MAIKPKTSGIHHLTLRSTDYERSKDFYINKLGFDLILEIPNLFIFLAGQSAIAVRGPEARTPAGDRFNPFRAGMDHVALGCSDLDELNRVATELTENSIENTGVKKDETLGKMYVAFKDPDRISWEFYMV encoded by the coding sequence ATGGCTATTAAACCAAAAACATCCGGAATACACCATCTTACCCTGCGGAGTACCGATTACGAGCGCTCGAAGGATTTTTACATCAACAAGCTTGGCTTTGATCTCATTTTGGAAATACCCAACTTATTCATCTTTTTGGCCGGTCAATCCGCCATCGCAGTAAGGGGACCTGAAGCAAGGACTCCTGCCGGAGATCGGTTTAATCCATTCCGTGCAGGAATGGATCATGTAGCGCTTGGTTGCAGCGACCTTGATGAACTGAACCGCGTCGCTACTGAATTAACGGAAAATTCCATTGAAAATACCGGTGTCAAGAAAGATGAGACACTGGGTAAAATGTATGTGGCCTTTAAAGATCCTGACCGGATCTCGTGGGAATTCTATATGGTGTGA
- a CDS encoding nuclear transport factor 2 family protein — protein MEPLSKQASSWQVWKNQCLGFLNAYNEKDVPAMLSYFSEDATCHFIPLGDAGKGNVHDLGQSIWTSIIDCFPNVENTVDSIISEDGGIRAQVSIRGKQAKDFLGLPNKGLSFESGHIFVFKLSPVHNIEHIDIHWDHEDFVRQLGS, from the coding sequence ATGGAGCCACTATCAAAACAAGCATCAAGTTGGCAGGTATGGAAAAACCAGTGCCTGGGTTTTCTGAATGCCTATAACGAAAAGGATGTACCGGCTATGCTTTCCTATTTCTCGGAAGATGCCACTTGTCATTTTATTCCCCTCGGGGATGCGGGTAAGGGGAACGTTCATGATCTCGGCCAATCCATTTGGACATCCATTATTGATTGTTTTCCCAATGTGGAAAATACGGTTGACTCCATTATCTCTGAGGACGGGGGAATTCGGGCACAGGTTTCAATCAGAGGTAAGCAAGCTAAAGATTTTCTTGGTTTACCCAATAAAGGTCTCTCCTTCGAGAGTGGACATATATTCGTTTTTAAGTTGTCTCCTGTTCACAATATAGAGCACATCGATATCCACTGGGACCACGAAGATTTTGTCCGGCAACTCGGAAGCTGA
- a CDS encoding gamma-glutamyltransferase yields MLKRISIAVFFGLALLMNLCAQTTQKPALHAKHWMAITGKPLAATAGASIFQQGGNAIDAACAMIAATSTMWDVLSWGGETQALIYNPHTGKVIGINALGVAPTGATPEFFLDKGMSYPPEYGPLAAVTPGTPGGICTMLAEYGTMSLKQVLAPAMTLASGYPIEKQTADGIERQKKRIKDWKYSKEIFLTHQGEDREAPYPGEIFKQLDLLATLQKMVDAEANALKMGKSRKEAIYAAYDRFYKGDIADEFVRGVKEEGGLITKEDLANWKVYIEEPLSTNYKGIEVYKLTHWVQSPVMLQALNMIEQVDIGCLEYNTAKYMHMLYQVMNMSFADRDFYYGDPYFPPVEPINGLLSKEYAKERVKQINWDKNDAKVAPGDPYPFQGGINPYLDLLKKWGGAVSDAKPLRPTGEFPDSSFYAGTTSVQAADEEGWVVSVTPSGGWIPAVVAGHTGVGLSQRMQSFVLKEEENPFNVVAPGKRPRATLTPTLALKDGKPYLSFAVQGGDSQDQNLLQFFLNVVEFGMNVQEAAEAANINSFQMRGSFGEHETRPGVMLIRDDTPPWTRKKLREMGYRLETDDRTSGPINAIYFDWKNGSMWGGSSNHGEDYGIGW; encoded by the coding sequence ATGTTAAAACGAATTTCAATTGCTGTGTTCTTTGGTCTGGCCTTATTAATGAACCTGTGCGCACAGACGACGCAAAAACCCGCATTACATGCTAAACACTGGATGGCAATAACCGGTAAACCATTAGCTGCAACTGCCGGTGCGTCGATTTTCCAACAAGGGGGTAATGCCATAGATGCTGCTTGTGCCATGATTGCCGCAACCAGTACCATGTGGGATGTCCTGAGTTGGGGCGGTGAAACCCAAGCTTTGATTTACAACCCCCACACCGGAAAGGTCATTGGGATTAATGCATTAGGAGTTGCCCCAACCGGTGCCACACCGGAATTCTTCCTGGACAAGGGCATGAGCTATCCACCTGAATATGGACCTCTGGCAGCCGTCACTCCAGGCACTCCCGGTGGAATATGCACCATGCTGGCCGAATACGGCACCATGAGCTTGAAACAAGTTTTAGCACCGGCTATGACGCTTGCCTCTGGGTACCCCATTGAAAAACAAACCGCAGATGGTATTGAAAGGCAAAAGAAACGCATCAAGGACTGGAAATACTCCAAGGAGATCTTCCTGACCCACCAGGGCGAAGACCGGGAGGCACCTTATCCTGGTGAAATATTCAAACAACTCGACCTACTGGCCACCCTGCAAAAGATGGTCGATGCAGAAGCCAATGCACTTAAAATGGGCAAATCCCGGAAAGAGGCCATTTACGCCGCTTACGACCGTTTTTATAAAGGGGACATTGCCGATGAATTTGTCCGGGGGGTAAAAGAAGAAGGCGGCCTGATCACCAAAGAAGATCTGGCTAACTGGAAGGTGTACATCGAAGAACCTTTGTCTACCAATTACAAAGGCATCGAAGTGTACAAGCTGACCCATTGGGTGCAAAGTCCGGTGATGCTTCAGGCACTAAATATGATCGAACAGGTCGATATCGGCTGTCTCGAATACAATACGGCGAAATACATGCACATGCTTTATCAGGTGATGAACATGAGCTTCGCCGACCGGGACTTCTACTATGGTGATCCTTATTTCCCTCCGGTAGAACCTATCAATGGCTTATTGTCCAAAGAATATGCTAAAGAACGGGTGAAACAGATCAACTGGGATAAAAACGATGCAAAGGTAGCTCCGGGAGATCCATATCCATTTCAGGGTGGCATCAACCCCTACCTCGATCTGTTGAAAAAATGGGGAGGTGCAGTCTCAGATGCTAAACCCCTTCGCCCGACAGGTGAATTCCCGGACTCATCATTCTACGCAGGAACGACTTCCGTCCAAGCTGCTGACGAAGAAGGATGGGTCGTATCCGTTACGCCCAGTGGCGGCTGGATACCTGCTGTGGTGGCTGGTCATACCGGCGTTGGCTTGAGTCAGCGGATGCAAAGTTTTGTGTTAAAGGAAGAAGAAAATCCATTCAATGTAGTAGCTCCCGGCAAGCGTCCACGTGCTACGCTTACCCCTACCCTGGCATTGAAAGATGGAAAGCCCTATTTATCATTTGCGGTCCAGGGAGGTGATTCACAGGATCAGAATTTACTGCAGTTCTTCCTGAATGTTGTTGAATTTGGGATGAATGTACAGGAAGCAGCTGAAGCGGCCAATATCAACTCTTTCCAGATGCGCGGTTCCTTCGGAGAGCATGAAACCCGCCCCGGAGTAATGCTGATACGTGATGATACACCACCGTGGACCCGCAAGAAATTACGGGAGATGGGGTACCGGCTTGAAACCGACGACCGGACTTCCGGACCGATCAATGCCATTTATTTTGACTGGAAAAACGGATCCATGTGGGGCGGCTCCAGCAACCATGGAGAAGATTACGGGATCGGGTGGTAA
- a CDS encoding alpha/beta fold hydrolase, translating to MSLAHGAGAGMHHAFMQSIAERWAALGFHVLRFQFPYMEAKSPRTDRPPVAIATIKAVVDHLLQSYPGLPVFAAGKSFGARMSSMYAAEQPSPPIKGLVYLGYPLHPAGKPSLDRSKHLPDVPVPQLFLQGERDTLAEIPLIRQVCNSLPKATLLEYPMADHSFKRPKKSGYTQEETLDLLAQNAADWMNRIISENA from the coding sequence ATATCTTTAGCCCATGGTGCTGGGGCAGGTATGCATCATGCTTTCATGCAATCGATAGCAGAACGGTGGGCGGCTTTGGGATTTCATGTTTTGCGTTTCCAGTTTCCCTATATGGAGGCTAAATCACCCCGTACGGATCGGCCTCCGGTTGCCATAGCGACTATTAAGGCTGTGGTGGACCACCTCCTGCAATCCTATCCCGGCCTACCGGTGTTCGCAGCGGGTAAATCGTTCGGTGCCCGAATGTCATCCATGTATGCCGCCGAACAGCCTTCACCACCCATCAAAGGACTGGTCTATCTGGGTTATCCTCTACACCCCGCCGGTAAACCCTCTCTGGACCGGAGCAAACATTTGCCGGATGTCCCAGTGCCACAACTCTTTTTACAGGGAGAACGCGATACCCTCGCTGAGATACCGTTGATCCGGCAGGTCTGCAACTCCTTGCCAAAAGCGACTTTGCTGGAATATCCAATGGCTGATCACTCATTCAAACGTCCCAAGAAAAGCGGTTACACTCAGGAGGAGACGCTGGATTTGCTGGCTCAGAATGCCGCGGACTGGATGAACCGGATAATTTCTGAAAATGCTTAA
- a CDS encoding lysoplasmalogenase — translation MSSSRFDGWFWQFILVCVIHLFAVQFSAGALAVITKSVLIPALMIWYWQQSKLQLVWVYLALGASWVGDILLTQAGLFYFIAGLLAFLMTHLVYLYYFYRQRSALKYWQVNLILFLWCFLIIYGWYLTPHLGPLKIPVYVYMLIITLMASFAIARNRKLPGHGTVWQGALFFMASDSLLAYDKFVSPLPAAHWWIMITYLAAQFLIVWGILKDEELQREG, via the coding sequence TTGTCTTCTAGCCGGTTTGATGGTTGGTTCTGGCAGTTTATCCTGGTTTGCGTCATCCACCTTTTCGCTGTCCAGTTTTCTGCCGGAGCATTGGCAGTCATCACCAAATCGGTTCTGATACCAGCATTGATGATCTGGTATTGGCAACAGTCAAAGCTACAATTGGTATGGGTCTATCTCGCGCTTGGAGCCAGTTGGGTAGGAGATATCCTATTAACCCAGGCCGGATTATTCTATTTCATTGCAGGCCTGCTGGCATTTTTGATGACGCATTTGGTGTATTTGTATTATTTCTACCGTCAGCGAAGTGCTTTGAAGTATTGGCAGGTAAATCTGATTTTATTTCTCTGGTGTTTTCTAATCATTTACGGCTGGTACCTGACCCCTCATCTGGGACCATTAAAAATTCCGGTGTACGTTTACATGCTGATCATCACTTTGATGGCTTCATTTGCAATCGCACGCAACCGGAAATTACCGGGACATGGAACCGTCTGGCAAGGTGCCTTGTTTTTTATGGCATCGGATAGTTTATTAGCCTACGACAAGTTTGTTTCGCCACTTCCGGCGGCACATTGGTGGATCATGATCACCTATCTGGCTGCACAGTTTCTGATCGTATGGGGAATTCTTAAGGATGAGGAACTGCAGCGTGAAGGTTAG
- a CDS encoding DMT family transporter → MASSQNNRIGVSLAVAGALCFSTKAVFVKLAYRLEVDTVTLLLLRMGLALPFYLITWWLSSRKGTVKQWGTPRSWLLLVISAVLGYYLSSLLDFAGLQYIDASLERLILFIYPSLVAIMAHFWIGTKVKGREWITIGISYLGLILLFGKQLATLTWTPGFWTGVVLVLGCAFTFALYLILSQQLIPVFGVMGFTSMSMIIACLSVIVHYGIQHGGSFHLQHYPWQVWAIALAMAFIATVIPSYLVNMAIARIGAAKAAIIASVGPLSTITLAHWLLGERLGLLQIVGGLCIVASITFLSWQSKKKPVYEKNPD, encoded by the coding sequence ATGGCCTCATCGCAGAACAACCGGATCGGTGTCTCCCTGGCAGTAGCCGGGGCACTATGCTTTTCGACAAAGGCTGTTTTCGTAAAATTGGCTTATCGCCTGGAAGTGGATACCGTCACCCTGCTCTTGTTGCGTATGGGGCTGGCACTCCCTTTTTATCTGATAACCTGGTGGTTGTCTTCCCGGAAAGGGACGGTAAAACAATGGGGTACACCCAGGTCGTGGTTGTTACTGGTTATCAGCGCCGTATTGGGCTATTATCTGTCAAGCCTGCTGGATTTTGCCGGGTTGCAATACATTGATGCCAGTCTTGAGCGATTAATCCTTTTCATTTATCCATCCCTGGTAGCGATCATGGCTCATTTTTGGATCGGAACCAAAGTCAAAGGCCGTGAATGGATAACGATAGGGATATCGTATCTGGGATTGATCCTGCTTTTCGGAAAGCAATTGGCTACACTGACCTGGACTCCGGGATTCTGGACGGGCGTAGTTCTGGTCCTGGGATGTGCATTCACTTTTGCCCTTTACCTTATTCTGAGTCAACAATTGATTCCCGTGTTCGGGGTGATGGGATTTACCAGCATGTCCATGATCATCGCCTGCCTCTCTGTAATAGTACACTATGGTATTCAGCATGGAGGTTCATTTCATCTGCAGCACTATCCCTGGCAGGTGTGGGCGATAGCTTTGGCGATGGCTTTTATTGCAACGGTAATTCCATCTTATCTCGTCAATATGGCCATTGCGCGTATCGGAGCTGCGAAAGCAGCCATCATTGCCAGTGTGGGCCCTTTGTCTACCATTACACTGGCTCACTGGTTGCTGGGTGAACGCCTTGGATTGTTGCAAATTGTCGGCGGTCTGTGCATCGTGGCCAGCATTACCTTCTTAAGCTGGCAATCCAAAAAGAAACCGGTCTATGAAAAAAATCCGGACTGA
- a CDS encoding pyridoxamine 5'-phosphate oxidase family protein, protein MKKNSIAQGSRYYPKRYDFSIEKRNAILDEGLVCHVGFIRDENPFVIPIAYCRIDDIIYLHGSVGSHFFMDMAKGIKLCITVTHLDALVLARSVMNHSMNYRSTVLFGTTRLVTDEKELKAATQAFVDHIIPGRWEDARQPTDKEMQKTTFIAVAIDEWSVKCREHGVGDDESDLDLPVWAGVMPVVMTWQPPVTDTGGTMQVEVPDYVTEYHR, encoded by the coding sequence ATGAAAAAGAACAGCATTGCCCAGGGCAGCCGGTATTACCCTAAACGTTATGACTTTTCTATTGAGAAAAGAAATGCCATCCTGGATGAAGGGCTGGTATGTCATGTGGGCTTTATCCGCGACGAAAACCCGTTTGTCATTCCGATTGCCTATTGCCGCATCGACGATATCATCTATTTACACGGATCGGTAGGCAGTCATTTTTTCATGGATATGGCTAAAGGTATTAAACTATGCATCACCGTCACTCATCTGGATGCGCTGGTTCTGGCCAGGTCTGTCATGAATCACTCCATGAACTACCGTTCCACTGTGCTTTTCGGAACAACACGTCTGGTTACCGATGAAAAGGAATTGAAGGCCGCGACCCAGGCTTTTGTAGACCATATCATACCCGGACGCTGGGAAGATGCGCGGCAACCTACCGACAAGGAAATGCAAAAAACAACATTTATCGCGGTTGCTATTGATGAATGGTCCGTAAAATGCCGGGAGCACGGTGTTGGCGATGACGAGAGCGATCTTGATTTACCGGTGTGGGCCGGAGTAATGCCAGTCGTTATGACCTGGCAGCCTCCAGTGACGGATACAGGTGGAACCATGCAGGTAGAAGTTCCTGATTATGTCACGGAATACCACCGT